The Candidatus Bathyarchaeota archaeon genomic interval ATCATTAATCCCAAACCTGTGGGAACGTTTTGCCAACCGCCGTTTCCGTTGCTACGTTGTAGCCAAACGGTTGCGCCTTCAATTCGAGCGCCTGTTGTCGCGTCATACACGTAACCTGCTGGGTCAATGTATATGTTGTATTGGATTGGGATTGGTGTGGGTTCGCTGGGTCGATGAGGGTAATATGTCACTGTTGCTTCACCATGTCTGGGGTAGAAAGTTGTGGTGTATGTCCAGACGCCTGTTGATGAAGGTCCGCTCATGGCTTCAAAGATGTCTGGTTCGCCATCGTCAACGTGAATGTTAATGTCCACTGAAGTTGCCTGTTCGGTGGTTCCAAAAAGTGGGTCCGTATAGGTAAAGACGGTTGGAGTACCCCAATATAATGTAGGTGTGGTGCCTGAGGTTCCTGTTAAAGGTCCTACATGTGCACTTGGGGGCAAGTTAGTTCCAGTGACTGTGGTTGAGGCTGAGGCTTGGTTGTCGTCATAGGATGTTTCTGTTGTGGTTGTGCTTATGCTTGCAGTGGATGTTATTATGCTACATACTTCGGTTGTTTCAGGTATGTTAACGGTTACTGCCACTAATCCTTGGCCATCTGGGAAGGATGCGGAAGTGCCGATGTTCCATGTTACCTTGCTTGTTGCTGAATCAAAGGTGCCTCCGTTGGTCGCTGACTCAAAAACCACATACGGTGATAATGTGGCTTCTAAAACAACATTTGAGGCGTCTTCACCGCCAAAGTTGTTGTAGAATAAACTGTAAGTCATTGATTCACCTCTATCCATTTGGTTTGGGCCCATCATTGACAGATACATGTTTGTGCCGCTAACAGCAGGGACAGTGCTATCCCAGTATAATGTGAACTCGTACCATTCGGCACCCCATCTATTGTCATCGTTGAGGAGGATTTTTGCTGTATAACCGTTGCTGCTTGAGGGTTGCTCAGCTATGGAGATTTCCTCTCTGGCTTGGTCAATGTCTAGAGAGGTTATAGTCCAGTCAGCGGTTGGATGTGGTGCGGGACTGTAATATTTGTCTGAATAAGGGTAATTTGTCCAGTCTGGCGTCCAAGTGTCGCCGTCAATGTAGGTGAATTCGTGGTG includes:
- a CDS encoding carboxypeptidase regulatory-like domain-containing protein; this encodes MTFNLAGEGRMQRKTEIALTIISIILLSSSILTTTQAMTVAGSPYSGSTHVRAFIDGSDFMYIQFGGAIIWYEHRNYDLPGLWDGHHEFTYIDGDTWTPDWTNYPYSDKYYSPAPHPTADWTITSLDIDQAREEISIAEQPSSSNGYTAKILLNDDNRWGAEWYEFTLYWDSTVPAVSGTNMYLSMMGPNQMDRGESMTYSLFYNNFGGEDASNVVLEATLSPYVVFESATNGGTFDSATSKVTWNIGTSASFPDGQGLVAVTVNIPETTEVCSIITSTASISTTTTETSYDDNQASASTTVTGTNLPPSAHVGPLTGTSGTTPTLYWGTPTVFTYTDPLFGTTEQATSVDINIHVDDGEPDIFEAMSGPSSTGVWTYTTTFYPRHGEATVTYYPHRPSEPTPIPIQYNIYIDPAGYVYDATTGARIEGATVWLQRSNGNGGWQNVPTGLGLMIPDTNPLTTNENGQYQWDTIAGSYRVHVEADGYYPADSAMVTVPPPVFDLNVGLTPIPSSLTASFTKSESTTEINNPISFDPSSSSGINSIVQFEWDWTSDGTYDTTTATPSIETHAYTAPGTYTITLRVTDSLGNTDTTSQQVLITPAFPVPESLLGTLLTILAGFAALATIQAVKHKKPHLSFF